In Longimicrobium sp., the DNA window CGCGACCCGGCGGAGCTGGCGGCGGCGGTGCGGCGCGAGGTGGCCGCCCTCGACCCGCGGGTGCCCGTCTTCGAGGTGCGCACGCTGAAGGAGCACATCGGGGTGGCCACGGCGCAGGAGCGGCTGGCGGCCACGCTGGTGTCGCTCTTCGGGGCGCTGGCGCTGGTGGTGGCGGCGGTGGGGATCTTCGGAGTGCTGGCGTGGCTGGTGGTGGAGCGCACGCACGAGCTGGGGGTGCGCATGGCGCTGGGCGCCACGCGCGCCAGCGTGATCCGCCTGGTGCTGGCGCGGGGGCTGGCGCTGGCGGGGGCGGGCGCCGCGGTGGGGGTCGCGGCGGCGTTCGGGCTCACGCGGCTGGTCTCCTCGCTCCTCTACGGCGTGAGCCCGTCGGACCCGCTCGCGTTCGCGCTGGCGACGGCGCTGCTCCTGGGGACGGCCGCGCTGGCGAGCTACCTCCCCGCGGCCCGGGCGGCGCGGGTGGACCCGATGGTGGCGCTCAGGAGCGAGTGAACGGCAAGTGCGAGAGTGCGAAAGTGCGAGAGTGCGAGAGTGCCGGGTTGGTCCTGACCATTGACGGAGAGATTGGCGCGGCGGTGGGGCCCTCACCCGGCGGCCTTAGAGCCGCCACCCTCTCCCAACTTCGGGAGAGGGTACTCGACGGGGTTCGGCGCGTAGGAGCGGGGTTCTCGTAGGGTCGAGGCATGCCTCGACCGGCGGATGCCAGTACATGCGCGGTAGGCGGCCTCTTGCGCCGATGCCGCCTGTGCTCGGACTCGCATGCTCGCCCCTACGACCGCAAGACGCTTCGCGAGACCAAACCCGCGTGAGGGATGCGCGCCCGGAGGGCCGGACACGGGCGTGCCGGGGGTTTGGCACGACCGGGGCCCGGCGCCGTTGGGCACAGTGGTATCGTGCCCTACGGCGCGCGCAGCCCGGCCCGGAGCGCAGGGGAGGGACACGCCCAGACCAGCAGTTGCTGTTCGCTTTTCCGCAGTTTGCAATCGATTCCTCGCAAATCACGCAGGGTGATCGCATGGACACGCTGCTGCAGGACATTCGCTACGCGGCGCGGACGCTGGCGCGCTCGCCGGGGTTCACGCTGGCGGCCGTCGCCACGCTGGCGCTCGGGATCGGGGGGACCACCGCGATCTTCACGGCGGTGCGCGCGGTGCTGCTGGCGCCCCTGCCCTTCGCGCGCGCCGACGAGCTGGTGGTCTTCACCGAGGACAACCCCCGCGCCGGGCTCGAGAACGTGGAGGTGGCGCCGGGGAACTTCGCCGAGTGGAGGGCGCGCAGCCGCTCGGTGGCCGAGTGGGCGGTCTACGACTACGCCACCGCCAACCTGAGCGGCGCGGGCGACCCCGAGCGGCTGCGCGCCTTCGCGGTCTCCGCCAACCTCTTCCGGGTGCTGGGCGCCCGTGCGGCCGTGGGCCGCACCTTCGCCGCGGGCGAGGACCGGCCCGGCGGCGCGCGCGTGGTGATGCTCAGCCACGCGTTCTGGCGCGCCCGCTTCGGCGCCGACCCGCGGATCGTGGGGCGCGCCGTGCGGCTGGACGGGGAGCCGTACACGGTGGTGGGCGTGATGCCGGCGGAGTTCCGCTTCCCCCAGGCGAGCGACGTCTGGCTCCCGCTGGCGCTGGACGCGGCCGACCTGCAGGACCGCCGCGGGCACTGGGCGCGCGTGGTGGGGCGGCTCCGCCCCGGCGCCTCGCCCGGGGACGCGGCGGCCGAGCTGGGCGCCATCGCGCGGCAGCTGGCGACGGAGCACCCGGAGACCAACGCGGGGTGGACGGTGGACGTGCGCCCGGTCCGCGCGGGGCTGCTGGAGGGCTTCAACCAGATGCTGATCTCGCTGATGGCGGCGTCGGCGTTCGTGCTGCTGATCGCCTGCGCCAACGTGGCGGGGCTGCTGCTGGCGCGCGGGGGCGCCCGGCGGCGGGAGCTGGCGGTGCGGGCGGCGCTGGGGGCCGGGCGCGGGCGGCTGGTGCGCCAGCTCCTCACCGAGAGCCTGCTGCTGGCGCTGGCCGGCGGCGGGCTGGGGGTGCTGATCGCCACCTGGGCCAGCGGCGCGCTGGAGGCCGCGCTGCCGGCGACGTACTTCGACTTCGTCCCGCAGTTCCGCGACGCGCGGGTGAACGGGGCGGTGCTGGCCTTCGCGGGCGGGGTGTCGCTCTTCACCGGCGTGCTCTTCGGGCTCCTCCCCGCGCTCTCGGCCACGGGGCGGCACCTGCAGCCGGCGCTGCGCGAGGGCGGGCCCGGGGTGGCGCGCGGGGGCGGCCGGGCGAGGACGCGCGCGGCGCTGGTGGTGGGCGAGGTGGCGCTCGCGCTGGTGCTGCTCACCGCCGCCGGGTTCAGCATCGCCACCGGCGTGGCGCTGGCGCGGCGCAACTGGGGGTTCCAGGAGGAGCGGCTCCTCACCATGCGCGTCACCCTCCCCCAGGGCGACTATCCCACCGACACGGCGGCGTCCCTCTTCCACGCGCGCCTGCTCGAGCGGCTGCAGGCGCTCCCCGGCGTGCGCGCGGCGGGCCTGGCCACCGGGGTGCCGATGTCGGGCGAGGGCGGGCCCGTGACGCTGGAGGTGGAGGGGCGCCCGCCGCCCCCGCCCGGGCTGGCGCCGCGCGCCGAGTACCGGGGCGTCTCGCCGGGGTACTTCGCCGCGCTGGGGGTGCCGCTGGCGGCGGGGCGCGCCTTCGGCGACCGCGACCGCATCGGCTCGCCCCCGGTGGCGGTGGTGAGCGCCGACTTCGCCCGGCGCGCCTTCCCCGGCGAGAACCCGATCGGCCGGCGGGTGCGGGTGGAGGGCGACGGCAACCCCTGGCGCGAGATCGTCGGCGTGGCGGGCGACATCTCCGACCTGCGCACGGCCACCCAGGGCAAGGCGTACATCTACACGCCCTTCCTCCAGCTCGGCCAGCCCACCGCCTTCCTGGCGCTGCGCACCGCGGGCGACCCGGCCGAGGTGACGGCCGCCGTGCGGCGCGCGGTGGCGGCGCTGGACCCGGGGCTTCCCGTCTACGACGTGCTCACCATGCGCGAGCGGGTCGCGGAGAGCATGTTCCCCTTCCGGGTGGTCGGCTGGCTGCTCAGCGCGCTGGGGGCGGTGGCGCTGGTGCTGGCGGCCGTGGGCGTGTACGGCGTGGTGGCGTACGGCGTGGCGCAGCGCACCCACGAGATCGGCGTGCGCATGGCGCTGGGCGCCGCGCGCGCCGACGTGCTGCGGTTGTTCGCGGGGCAGGGCCTCAGGCTGGCGCTGGCGGGGGTGGCGCTCGGCGCGGTGGGGGCGCTGGCCGTCGCCCGCGGGATGCAGCATGGCATGCTGGCGGGCGTGGACCCCTCCGCCCCGCGGGTGTTCGCGGCGGTGGCGGGGGTGCTGGCGGCGGCGGCCGTCCTGGCCAGCTACCTCCCCGCCCGCCGCGCCGCCGGCGTGGACCCGATGGTGGCGCTCCGGGCGGAGTGAACGGCGAGTGCTGAGTGCGAAAGTGCGAGAGTGACTGAATCGCAGTTACTTTCGCACTTCGCACTCAGCACTTTCGCACTTTTGGTTTGAGCGTCTCCCTCCGCTGCGCTCCGGGCCGGGCTGCGCGCGCCGTGGGGCACGATACGACCGTGCCCAACGGCGCCGGGCCACCGCCGCCACGATACCCCTGTGGCGGCGGCGTCCCGGCCCTCCGGGCGCGCATCCCTCACGCGGGTCTCGTCACGCACCCGATGCGAGTGCCTGGATCGCGAGCGCGTGAACACCACTCGCCGGGACCACGGAACGCCTCCGCAACCCGCGAGGCTCCAACCGCGCAACTCCAACCGCTCCTTGTCCTTACGTTCGCCGCGCGCGGGGGTGGAAAGGCGTGCCGGCGGCTCCCCGCGGGGCTTCGCCGCCTCGCGCCGGACGAACGGCTGCCCAAGGTTTGTCCACTCGAAATCGCACGTGGGCCTTTGCTGATCGGGCTGCGTGCCCTATCATGAAGCCTCGGGTCCCCCTGGTCCGAGGATTTTTCATCCTCCCTTCCCGAGACCAACCGCCTCGCGCGCGTTCCCCCGCGGACCCGATGCACCGCCCCCGGACAGGATTCCAGGACCGCGAGCGACGACCGGCGGCCGCTGTCGGGCCGCCGGTCTCCGTTGCCGGACGTGCGGACCGTTCCCCCTCGCTGCGTTACTCCAGGCGCTTCCGGTCGTCTAAGCGCGGTGTCCGCGCGCGGCCGCCCGGCGCGCCGGGGAAATCGCGGACACGAAAAGCGGGGAAGTCCCTTCCGCGGAGACCTCCCCGATCCGGTTCTTTCGAGTCGAGCCCGAGCCGCACCCCGGTACTGTACTGAGGACTGAGGCACTAAGGACTCAGCACTCAGGACTTCAGTTCAGCCACGTCTTCTCCGGCTTCCCCCGCGTCCGGGCCGCCTCGCGCAGCTCGAACAGCTCGGCGGCGAAGGCGCGGGCGGCGGTCTCGAAGGCGCCCCGGCGGCGCAGCTCCGTGGGCGGGGCGCCCATGAACTGCCGGAGCGCCGCCTTCAGGCTCACCTCGTTGGCGTAGCCGCACGCCTGCGCGATGGAGGCCACCGTGCGGCCGGGGTCGTCCAGCAGCTCGGCCGCCATCAGCAGGCGCAGCCACGCCAGCAGCCGCCGCGGCGGGGGGAGGTCGGCGCGCTCGCACCAGCGCGGCACCGTGCGCTCGGTGACCCCCAGCGCCGCCGCCAGCTCGGGCGCCTGGCCCCCCGCGGCCACCGTCTCGGCCGCCGTCGTGAGCAGCGCGCGCGCCCGGCTGGGCACCCCGCGGGGGAGCGCGCGGCGGAGGACCCGGTGCACCGCGCGGCCCTGCACCAGGCGGATGCGCCGCTCCAGGGCCGCCGGCGTGTCCTCGCGCCCCAGCGCGATCACGTCGGCCACGCCCCAGTCCAGCAGCGTGCGCAGCTTCTCCGCGTCGGCCGCGCCCAGCGGGAGCGCCGCCAGCACCGTGGCCGAGGGGAGCTCTTCCAGCAGTTCGCGCAACTCCGCGGCCAGCTGCCCCGGCCGGGCCGGGTCGTGCGGGTCCACCACCGAGACGGCCGTGGCGGGGGAGCGGTGCAGCGCCAGGCGCAGCGCACGCCAGTCGGCCAGTCGGAAGAGCCGGAACAGCTCCCCCTCAATCCCGGCCAGCCGCTCCCGCAGCTCGTCGCTCGGGTGAAGAAGGTACAACGGCCGGACGACGATCCGCATGTTAGGACGCCAAGGGGGTAGTTTTTACGACACGTCTTGACGCTGCGCACAAAAACGCGGCACCTTACCACGCCTTCCTTCCCACCCGTAACTCACGGCCACACGCCCGGAGGAGAACCATGAGGGTCCGTCACGCTTTCGGCATCGCCACGCTCGCGCTCCTGCTCGCCGCCTGTTCGGAGAGCGTCACCGGCCCGTCGCTGCAGGCTTCGGACGGCGCGGCCGCCAACATCGGCTGGGGCGGCGGAGGAGGGCGCAGCGACGGGACCAGTTCGACTCCCTGAGCAGAGCCGGCCCCGGGGAGGCGCAAACCGGTCAGGCGGGGGCGAGGGTCCGCACCAGCTCGCGCGCGAGCCGGTCGGCGAAGCGGCCGCTCCCCGCGGTCTCGGGCTCGCGGACCGGCGCTTCGGCGGCGCGGCGGTCCCGTACCCGCTCGAGATGCTGCTCCGCCAGGATGCGGACGTCGGACTCGCCGCGTGCCGTGGCCAGCATCTGCGCGCGCCGGGCCAGCTCCTCGGCGCGGCCCCACTCGCGCGCTTCCGCGTCGGCCCACGACAGGATCGTGAGGACCTCGGCGGCGCGTGCGCCCGCGGCATACGTCTCGGCCATCCCGAGCGCCTGCTCGCGGGCCGCCTCGTACCTCGAGCGATCGCCGGAGCGGGCGGCGGCGTGCGCGAGGTTGGCGGTCGCCACCATGCGCGTCGGCTGGTCCAGCCGGGGCGCGACCGCCTCCAGCACCGGGACCGCGCGGTCGTGGCGGCCGACGACCAGCCAGTAGCGTCCCAGGTCGTGGGCCAGGACGGGGAGGTTGGGGTTGTCGGCGTCGTACGCCTGCAGCGCGGCGCGGGCGTGCTCGTACGCCTCGCGCAGCCGGCTGGCGTCGACCAGCAGGTTGAAGAGGTGGTGGTGGGCGGAGGCCTGCAGCGGGCGCATCCGGCGCTTGACCGAGGTGCGCAGCGCGCGCCCGATCACCGTCTGGGCCGCCGGGTAGTTGCCGGTGCGGATGTAGAGGACGCCCAGGCCGATGAACCCCCAGGCGTAGCTCTCCCAGTCGCGGCGCCGGGCCAGCTTGATCGCCGCGCGGAACCAGGTCTCGGCCGGGGCGTGGCGCGCCAGGTCGCGGGCCAGGCGCGCCGTGTCCAGCGCCAGCTTCGGGTCGCTGGGCAGCGCCAGCGCCGCCGCCTGCGCGAAGGCCAGCCGGGTGCCGGGCGCGCCCCGGCGCTCCGCCCAGCGGGCCACGGCGCGGCACGCGTACGCCAGCCGCCCGGGGTCGGCGGCCTCGGGGGCGTCGGTCATCTGCGCCAGCGAGAGCAGCGGCCCCCACAGTTCCTGGTCGGGGGCGGCCGCGGCCACCGCCTCGCGGCGCAGGACCCCGGCGCCGTAGGCGAAGAGCCCCTTCCGCTCGCCGGCCGGGGTCTCCACCCACAGCATGAAGTCGCGCAGGGCGCCGAAGAGGAGCACGCCCGCGGGCCCGGGGACCTCGGCCATGACGTCGGCGCCCTCGGCGGCGTCGTCGGGGCGGGTGAGCGGCGGCGCGGCCACGTACGAGGGCCGCGTGCGCCGCGTGCTGCGGTGCGGCGGGAAAGCCTTCATTGCGCTCCGGGGGTGGGACGCGGGCAGGCACCCGCGGACATCGGGAAGGGAGACCGCGTTTCCGGCCATAAAGTACCCCCGACGGGCCCGTCTGACCAGAGTCGTGGCGCACGGATGCCGCACAGGCGCGCTCCGGCAGGGGCGGCGCTCACCGCTCAGCGCCCCGCGGCGTGCGCGGCGGAGCGGCCGCCCCCGCCAGCTCCACCTCGTCGGGGGTGAGCCGCCAGGCGCGCTCGACCAGCTGCCCCAGGCGCCGCTCGAGCCCGGCCGCCTTCGCGTGCACGGCGGTGAGCCGGGGGGCGTACTCGGCGTGCGCGTTGCGCAGCATCCCCACCTCGCGCGGGGTGAGCGGGTCGGCCTTCCGGGGGCGGCGCCGCTTCACCTCGTCCACGAAGTCGCCCGCCGAGAGGTCGGCGAACGCCTCCAGCCGGGCGCCGGGCTGGGCCACGCCGTACTCGGCGCGCACCCACTGCAGGAGCTCGGCGGCCAGCGTCCTGCGCTCGCCGGTGAGCTCCACCAGCCGCTCCACGGCGCCCGCGGCCTCGTCCTCCATGGCGGGCGTGGGCTCGGGGACGGGGAGCGTCTCCACCAGCGGCCCGGTCAGGCGCACCGCCTCGTCGCGCCCGTGGCCGGCGCTCCTCCACGCGTAGGTCCACAGCACGGGCGAGTTGAGCACCGCCAGCAGCCAGGGCGAATCGCCGGGGACGAAACAGAGGCCGCCCCCGGCCACGTGGGCGTGGCGGTCCAGGGCGAAGGCGGCGCACCAGGCCACGTCGGGGTAGACCAGCCGGGGCGCCTCGAGCAGCCCGGGGGGAGGGCCTGCGCGCAGCTCCCACCAGTGCTGCCCCTGGTCCTGCCGGAGCCGCAGGCGGTCCTCGTGCGGCTTCAGGTGCGCGTACAGCGAGGGGTACGCCCCCCGGAACGCCCGCTCGGCCTCGGGGTCGGAGAGCCCCGTCCACGGCCAGCGGCGCCGCTCGCCCGACTCCAGCAGGACGATCCAGAGCCCCGCCCACCCCGGAGCCCAGCGCCCGGCCTCCTGCGCGCGCAGGTACGGCCGGAGCAGCGGCTCGGCCCCCGGGTGCTCGCGCACGAGCCGCTCGCGCGCGGCGCCGTCCACCACGTACGCCTCGTTGAGCCCCGTGCGGACGCCGGCCACCGGCGCGCTCCCGGCGAAGTCGC includes these proteins:
- a CDS encoding ABC transporter permease: MDTLLQDIRYAARTLARSPGFTLAAVATLALGIGGTTAIFTAVRAVLLAPLPFARADELVVFTEDNPRAGLENVEVAPGNFAEWRARSRSVAEWAVYDYATANLSGAGDPERLRAFAVSANLFRVLGARAAVGRTFAAGEDRPGGARVVMLSHAFWRARFGADPRIVGRAVRLDGEPYTVVGVMPAEFRFPQASDVWLPLALDAADLQDRRGHWARVVGRLRPGASPGDAAAELGAIARQLATEHPETNAGWTVDVRPVRAGLLEGFNQMLISLMAASAFVLLIACANVAGLLLARGGARRRELAVRAALGAGRGRLVRQLLTESLLLALAGGGLGVLIATWASGALEAALPATYFDFVPQFRDARVNGAVLAFAGGVSLFTGVLFGLLPALSATGRHLQPALREGGPGVARGGGRARTRAALVVGEVALALVLLTAAGFSIATGVALARRNWGFQEERLLTMRVTLPQGDYPTDTAASLFHARLLERLQALPGVRAAGLATGVPMSGEGGPVTLEVEGRPPPPPGLAPRAEYRGVSPGYFAALGVPLAAGRAFGDRDRIGSPPVAVVSADFARRAFPGENPIGRRVRVEGDGNPWREIVGVAGDISDLRTATQGKAYIYTPFLQLGQPTAFLALRTAGDPAEVTAAVRRAVAALDPGLPVYDVLTMRERVAESMFPFRVVGWLLSALGAVALVLAAVGVYGVVAYGVAQRTHEIGVRMALGAARADVLRLFAGQGLRLALAGVALGAVGALAVARGMQHGMLAGVDPSAPRVFAAVAGVLAAAAVLASYLPARRAAGVDPMVALRAE
- a CDS encoding helix-turn-helix domain-containing protein, giving the protein MRIVVRPLYLLHPSDELRERLAGIEGELFRLFRLADWRALRLALHRSPATAVSVVDPHDPARPGQLAAELRELLEELPSATVLAALPLGAADAEKLRTLLDWGVADVIALGREDTPAALERRIRLVQGRAVHRVLRRALPRGVPSRARALLTTAAETVAAGGQAPELAAALGVTERTVPRWCERADLPPPRRLLAWLRLLMAAELLDDPGRTVASIAQACGYANEVSLKAALRQFMGAPPTELRRRGAFETAARAFAAELFELREAARTRGKPEKTWLN